In Phragmites australis chromosome 16, lpPhrAust1.1, whole genome shotgun sequence, one DNA window encodes the following:
- the LOC133896024 gene encoding CRIB domain-containing protein RIC10-like: MAYKMKGVFKSLKVISQIFVVKEHQMEIGYPTDVKHVAHIGWDSPTGSAASPSWMNDMKGSPDFSSVSNIGPSAGTSWASQDFDEPRDMSPFGIFPENTGQVATPYPDLQKPPRKSRRKKSKNDLPRASARSSRSSRSRSKSSFSSTADTIGINDMQPEIQIV; this comes from the exons ATGGCGTACAAGATGAAAGGCGTATTCAAGAGCCTCAAGGTCATCTCTCAGATCTTCG TGGTCAAGGAGCATCAGATGGAGATAGGTTATCCGACTGACGTAAAACATGTCGCACACATCGGCTGGGACAGCCCAACGGGGAGTGCAGCTTCTCCTAGCTGG ATGAATGACATGAAGGGGTCACCGGATTTCTCGTCGGTGAGCAATATCGGACCGTCTGCAGGAACCTCCTGGGCTTCTCAAG ATTTTGATGAACCTCGAGACATGTCACCCTTCGGTATATTTCCAGAAAATACCGGTCAAGTAGCAACACCGTACCCTGACCTACAAAAGCCACCTAGGAAGTCGAGAAGGAAGAAATCCAAGAACGATTTGCCGAGGGCGTCCGCGAGAtcctcaaggtcatcaagaTCAAGGTCCAAGAGCTCATTTTCATCTACCGCTGACACTATTGGCATTAATGACATGCAACCTGAAATCCAAATTGTATAG
- the LOC133896025 gene encoding 5'-3' exoribonuclease 3-like isoform X1, with translation MGVPAFYRWLAEKYPMVVVDVVEEEPVEIEGVKVPVDTSKPNPNGLEFDNLYLDMNGIIHPCFHPEDRPSPTTFAEVFQCMFDYIDRLFVMVRPRKLLYMAIDGVAPRAKMNQQRSRRFRAAKDAADASAEEERLREEFEREGRKLPAKQQSQTCDSNVITPGTEFMAVLSVALQYYIHLRLNYDPGWKQIKVILSDANVPGEGEHKIMSYIRGQRNLSGFNPNTRHCLYGLDADLIMLALATHEVHFSILREVVFTPGQQDKCFLCGQAGHLAANCDGKAKRKAGEYDEKGEAIVPKKPYQFLNIWTLREYLEYEFKMPNPPFQIDVERIIDDFIFMCFFVGNDFLPHMPTLEIREGAINLLMAVYKKEFPSMGGYLTDSCTPDLNRVEHFIQAVGSYEDKIFQKRARLHQRQAERIKREKTQAKRGDDLDPHVRVDLIVPVAHFQGSRLSSGAVPSPYEQNEPHRERSDKARKAARVSSSGSSIAAAIVEAENDLEAQERENKEDLKSKLKDVLREKSDVFNSENAEEDKVKLGEPGWRDRYYEEKFGARTPEQIEEICRDVALKYTEGLCWVMHYYYEGVCSWQWFYPYHYAPFASDLRSLSQLNITFELGSPFKPFDQLMGVFPAASSHALPLQYRQLMTDPNSPIIDFYPTDFEVDMNGKRFSWQGIAKLPFIDEDRLLAEIKKVEYTLTPEEARRNSIMCNMLFVNGSHPLSPYIYSLNSKFGHLPDKERNEIKEKIDPSASGGMNGCIALCGGDPCPPIFRSPVDGLEDIMDNQVICSIYKLPDPHKHISRPPVGVIIPKKIVEAGDLKPPPVLWHEDSGRRPYDNNNRRPYDNNNRRPYDNNNRRPYDNNNRRPHDNSSRQNPAGALSGRQLGEAAHRLIANSLNVRGGGQYNAPSIPYQTIMNGTNYPNGSHHMGLLGVPPRMEQPAGRPGWHVPSDNVPNGQVPAYASSTRHYQHEGSGPSQYERDNRGRQQSNSYSRDGHHDSRGRVQPPSVYHQNRGNLYSSHPAAPPPGSGQYGQSPPTNAGGYGGGYQPAPFGAQQSQQRPYGGGAPPTRPNSHQSQNRYGTSDRSSNKRSSGHGRY, from the exons ATGGGCGTCCCGGCGTTCTACCGGTGGCTGGCGGAGAAGTAcccgatggtggtggtggacgtggtggaggaggagcccgTCGAGATCGAGGGCGTCAAGGTGCCCGTCGACACCTCCAAGCCCAACCCCAATGGGCTCGAGTTCGACAACCTCTACCTCGACATGAACGGCATCATACACCCATGCTTCCACCCCGAGGACAGG CCCTCCCCAACAACATTTGCAGAGGTTTTCCAGTGCATGTTTGATTACATCGATAGACTCTTTGTCATGGTCCGCCCTCGGAAGCTTTTGTACATGGCCATCG ATGGTGTGGCTCCTCGTGCTAAGATGAACCAGCAGCGCTCTAGACGATTCAGAGCTGCAAAGGATGCAGCTGATGCG TCCGCTGAAGAAGAACGGCTGCGTGAAGAGTTTGAGAGGGAAGGCAGAAAGCTTCCTGCAAAACAGCAATCACAAACTTGTGATTCTAATGTTATTACTCCAGGGACAGAGTTTATGGCCGTTCTTTCAGTTGCTTTGCAGTACTACATCCATCTCAGACTGAATTATGATCCTGGATGGAAGCAAATTAAA GTTATTCTATCTGATGCCAATGTTCCTGGTGAAGGGGAACATAAAATTATGTCATATATTCGTGGCCAACGGAATCTCTCCGGATTTAACCCAAATACCCGCCATTGCTTGTATGGCCTG GATGCAGATCTGATAATGTTAGCTTTAGCGACACACGAAGTACACTTTTCTATACTGAGAGAG GTAGTTTTTACACCTGGACAGCAGGACAAATGTTTCTTGTGTGGTCAGGCGGGACATCTTGCAGCAAATTGTGATGGAAAGGCAAAAAGAAAAGCTGGGGAATATGATGAGAAAGGTGAAGCTATTGTTCCAAAGAAACCTTACCAG TTTTTGAATATTTGGACCCTCCGAGAGTACTTAGAATATGAGTTCAAGATGCCAAATCCTCCTTTCCAGATTGATGTTGAACGCATCATTGATGATTTTATCTTCATGTGCTTTTTTGTTGGCAATGATTTTCTTCCACATATGCCAACACTAGAGATTCGTGAG GGAGCTATTAATCTGCTAATGGCTGTGTACAAGAAAGAATTTCCTTCAATGGGTGGCTATTTAACCGATTCTTGCACG CCGGATCTGAATAGAGTTGAACACTTTATTCAAGCAGTTGGCTCCTACGAGGATAAAATATTTCAGAAAAGAGCTCGTTTGCATCAG CGTCAAGCAGAAAGAATAAAACGGGAAAAGACCCAGGCAAAGCGTGGCGATGATCTGGATCCCCATGTCAGGGTTGATCTTATTGTACCTGTTGCACATTTCCAAGGGTCTCGCCTTTCCTCTGGGGCAGTACCTTCACCATATGAACAGAATGAGCCTCATAGAGAAAGGAGCGACAAAGCTCGGAAAGCTGCGCGAGTATCATCATCAGGTTCCAGCATTGCTGCTGCTATTGTTGAAGCTGAAAATGATCTTGAAGCACAG GAGCGTGAAAACAAAGAAGATTTAAAGTCAAAGCTTAAAGATGTTCTTCGTGAGAAATCAGATGTTTTTAATTCTGAAAATGCAGAGGAGGACAAG GTAAAGCTTGGAGAACCAGGATGGAGAGATAGGTACTATGAAGAGAAGTTCGGGGCAAGAACACCTGAGCAGATCGAAGAAATATGTAGAGATGTT GCTCTCAAATATACTGAAGGTTTATGTTGGGTAATGCACTACTACTATGAAGGGGTCTGCTCATGGCAATG GTTTTACCCTTATCACTATGCTCCTTTTGCTTCGGATTTAAGGAGTTTAAGTCAGCTCAATATaacttttgaacttggttcaccATTCAAACCATTTGATCAGCTTATGGGGGTTTTCCCAGCTGCGAG TTCTCATGCGCTCCCTCTACAGTATCGGCAATTGATGACTGATCCAAATTCACCAATAATTGATTTTTATCCAACTG ATTTTGAAGTAGATATGAACGGGAAGAGATTTTCTTGGCAG GGGATAGCAAAACTGCCCTTTATTGATGAAGATCGGTTGTTGGCTGAGATTAAAAAAGTCGAGTATACTTTGACG CCTGAAGAAGCAAGGAGAAACAGTATCATGTGCAATATGCTTTTTGTGAATGGATCCCATCCACTTTCGCCTTATATCTACTCTCTCAACAGCAAATTTGGGCATTTGCCTGACAAAGAGCGCAATGAAATTAAAGAAAAGATTGATCCTTCTGCTAG TGGAGGGATGAACGGTTGCATTGCACTTTGTGGTGGGGATCCATGCCCTCCTATCTTCAGGTCTCCTGTGGATGGGCTGGAGGATATTATGGACAATCAAGTGAT ATGTTCGATCTACAAGCTTCCGGATCCTCATAAGCACATCTCCCGTCCACCTGTTGGTGTTATCATACCAAAGAAG ATTGTTGAAGCCGGTGATCTGAAACCGCCGCCAGTGCTATGGCATGAAGACAGCGGCAGGCGGCCTTATGATAACAACAACAGGAGGCCTTATGATAACAATAACAGGAGGCCATATGATAACAATAACAGGAGGCCTTATGATAACAATAACAGGAGGCCTCATGATAACAGCAGCAG GCAAAACCCAGCAGGAGCATTATCTGGCCGACAACTTGGGGAGGCTGCCCATCGACTTATTGCAAACAGCTTGAATGTTCGGGGTGGTGGACAATACAATGCCCCGTCTATTCCGTATCAAACGATAATGAATGGTACAAACTATCCAAATGGAAGTCACCATATGGGTCTTCTGGGAGTGCCACCAAGGATGGAGCAGCCTGCTGGACGTCCTGGCTGGCATGTTCCTAGTGATAACGTGCCCAATGGTCAAGTACCAGCATATGCATCGTCAACAAGACACTATCAGCATGAAGGGTCAGGGCCTTCTCAGTATGAACGAGATAACCGTGGAAGGCAACAATCTAACTCATATTCCAGAGATGGCCACCATGATTCAAGAGGAAGGGTTCAACCTCCATCTGTATACCATCAAAACCGTGGCAACCTGTATTCATCACATCCTGCTGCTCCGCCACCAGGTTCGGGGCAGTATGGGCAATCCCCGCCGACAAATGCTGGGGGTTATGGTGGGGGATACCAGCCTGCACCATTTGGAGCGCAACAGTCGCAACAGCGACCTTATGGAGGTGGGGCACCCCCCACAAGACCTAACTCACATCAATCTCAGAACCGTTATGGCACCTCAGATAGAAGTTCTAACAAAAGGTCGTCAGGTCATGGCCGATACTAG
- the LOC133896025 gene encoding 5'-3' exoribonuclease 3-like isoform X2 translates to MFDYIDRLFVMVRPRKLLYMAIDGVAPRAKMNQQRSRRFRAAKDAADASAEEERLREEFEREGRKLPAKQQSQTCDSNVITPGTEFMAVLSVALQYYIHLRLNYDPGWKQIKVILSDANVPGEGEHKIMSYIRGQRNLSGFNPNTRHCLYGLDADLIMLALATHEVHFSILREVVFTPGQQDKCFLCGQAGHLAANCDGKAKRKAGEYDEKGEAIVPKKPYQFLNIWTLREYLEYEFKMPNPPFQIDVERIIDDFIFMCFFVGNDFLPHMPTLEIREGAINLLMAVYKKEFPSMGGYLTDSCTPDLNRVEHFIQAVGSYEDKIFQKRARLHQRQAERIKREKTQAKRGDDLDPHVRVDLIVPVAHFQGSRLSSGAVPSPYEQNEPHRERSDKARKAARVSSSGSSIAAAIVEAENDLEAQERENKEDLKSKLKDVLREKSDVFNSENAEEDKVKLGEPGWRDRYYEEKFGARTPEQIEEICRDVALKYTEGLCWVMHYYYEGVCSWQWFYPYHYAPFASDLRSLSQLNITFELGSPFKPFDQLMGVFPAASSHALPLQYRQLMTDPNSPIIDFYPTDFEVDMNGKRFSWQGIAKLPFIDEDRLLAEIKKVEYTLTPEEARRNSIMCNMLFVNGSHPLSPYIYSLNSKFGHLPDKERNEIKEKIDPSASGGMNGCIALCGGDPCPPIFRSPVDGLEDIMDNQVICSIYKLPDPHKHISRPPVGVIIPKKIVEAGDLKPPPVLWHEDSGRRPYDNNNRRPYDNNNRRPYDNNNRRPYDNNNRRPHDNSSRQNPAGALSGRQLGEAAHRLIANSLNVRGGGQYNAPSIPYQTIMNGTNYPNGSHHMGLLGVPPRMEQPAGRPGWHVPSDNVPNGQVPAYASSTRHYQHEGSGPSQYERDNRGRQQSNSYSRDGHHDSRGRVQPPSVYHQNRGNLYSSHPAAPPPGSGQYGQSPPTNAGGYGGGYQPAPFGAQQSQQRPYGGGAPPTRPNSHQSQNRYGTSDRSSNKRSSGHGRY, encoded by the exons ATGTTTGATTACATCGATAGACTCTTTGTCATGGTCCGCCCTCGGAAGCTTTTGTACATGGCCATCG ATGGTGTGGCTCCTCGTGCTAAGATGAACCAGCAGCGCTCTAGACGATTCAGAGCTGCAAAGGATGCAGCTGATGCG TCCGCTGAAGAAGAACGGCTGCGTGAAGAGTTTGAGAGGGAAGGCAGAAAGCTTCCTGCAAAACAGCAATCACAAACTTGTGATTCTAATGTTATTACTCCAGGGACAGAGTTTATGGCCGTTCTTTCAGTTGCTTTGCAGTACTACATCCATCTCAGACTGAATTATGATCCTGGATGGAAGCAAATTAAA GTTATTCTATCTGATGCCAATGTTCCTGGTGAAGGGGAACATAAAATTATGTCATATATTCGTGGCCAACGGAATCTCTCCGGATTTAACCCAAATACCCGCCATTGCTTGTATGGCCTG GATGCAGATCTGATAATGTTAGCTTTAGCGACACACGAAGTACACTTTTCTATACTGAGAGAG GTAGTTTTTACACCTGGACAGCAGGACAAATGTTTCTTGTGTGGTCAGGCGGGACATCTTGCAGCAAATTGTGATGGAAAGGCAAAAAGAAAAGCTGGGGAATATGATGAGAAAGGTGAAGCTATTGTTCCAAAGAAACCTTACCAG TTTTTGAATATTTGGACCCTCCGAGAGTACTTAGAATATGAGTTCAAGATGCCAAATCCTCCTTTCCAGATTGATGTTGAACGCATCATTGATGATTTTATCTTCATGTGCTTTTTTGTTGGCAATGATTTTCTTCCACATATGCCAACACTAGAGATTCGTGAG GGAGCTATTAATCTGCTAATGGCTGTGTACAAGAAAGAATTTCCTTCAATGGGTGGCTATTTAACCGATTCTTGCACG CCGGATCTGAATAGAGTTGAACACTTTATTCAAGCAGTTGGCTCCTACGAGGATAAAATATTTCAGAAAAGAGCTCGTTTGCATCAG CGTCAAGCAGAAAGAATAAAACGGGAAAAGACCCAGGCAAAGCGTGGCGATGATCTGGATCCCCATGTCAGGGTTGATCTTATTGTACCTGTTGCACATTTCCAAGGGTCTCGCCTTTCCTCTGGGGCAGTACCTTCACCATATGAACAGAATGAGCCTCATAGAGAAAGGAGCGACAAAGCTCGGAAAGCTGCGCGAGTATCATCATCAGGTTCCAGCATTGCTGCTGCTATTGTTGAAGCTGAAAATGATCTTGAAGCACAG GAGCGTGAAAACAAAGAAGATTTAAAGTCAAAGCTTAAAGATGTTCTTCGTGAGAAATCAGATGTTTTTAATTCTGAAAATGCAGAGGAGGACAAG GTAAAGCTTGGAGAACCAGGATGGAGAGATAGGTACTATGAAGAGAAGTTCGGGGCAAGAACACCTGAGCAGATCGAAGAAATATGTAGAGATGTT GCTCTCAAATATACTGAAGGTTTATGTTGGGTAATGCACTACTACTATGAAGGGGTCTGCTCATGGCAATG GTTTTACCCTTATCACTATGCTCCTTTTGCTTCGGATTTAAGGAGTTTAAGTCAGCTCAATATaacttttgaacttggttcaccATTCAAACCATTTGATCAGCTTATGGGGGTTTTCCCAGCTGCGAG TTCTCATGCGCTCCCTCTACAGTATCGGCAATTGATGACTGATCCAAATTCACCAATAATTGATTTTTATCCAACTG ATTTTGAAGTAGATATGAACGGGAAGAGATTTTCTTGGCAG GGGATAGCAAAACTGCCCTTTATTGATGAAGATCGGTTGTTGGCTGAGATTAAAAAAGTCGAGTATACTTTGACG CCTGAAGAAGCAAGGAGAAACAGTATCATGTGCAATATGCTTTTTGTGAATGGATCCCATCCACTTTCGCCTTATATCTACTCTCTCAACAGCAAATTTGGGCATTTGCCTGACAAAGAGCGCAATGAAATTAAAGAAAAGATTGATCCTTCTGCTAG TGGAGGGATGAACGGTTGCATTGCACTTTGTGGTGGGGATCCATGCCCTCCTATCTTCAGGTCTCCTGTGGATGGGCTGGAGGATATTATGGACAATCAAGTGAT ATGTTCGATCTACAAGCTTCCGGATCCTCATAAGCACATCTCCCGTCCACCTGTTGGTGTTATCATACCAAAGAAG ATTGTTGAAGCCGGTGATCTGAAACCGCCGCCAGTGCTATGGCATGAAGACAGCGGCAGGCGGCCTTATGATAACAACAACAGGAGGCCTTATGATAACAATAACAGGAGGCCATATGATAACAATAACAGGAGGCCTTATGATAACAATAACAGGAGGCCTCATGATAACAGCAGCAG GCAAAACCCAGCAGGAGCATTATCTGGCCGACAACTTGGGGAGGCTGCCCATCGACTTATTGCAAACAGCTTGAATGTTCGGGGTGGTGGACAATACAATGCCCCGTCTATTCCGTATCAAACGATAATGAATGGTACAAACTATCCAAATGGAAGTCACCATATGGGTCTTCTGGGAGTGCCACCAAGGATGGAGCAGCCTGCTGGACGTCCTGGCTGGCATGTTCCTAGTGATAACGTGCCCAATGGTCAAGTACCAGCATATGCATCGTCAACAAGACACTATCAGCATGAAGGGTCAGGGCCTTCTCAGTATGAACGAGATAACCGTGGAAGGCAACAATCTAACTCATATTCCAGAGATGGCCACCATGATTCAAGAGGAAGGGTTCAACCTCCATCTGTATACCATCAAAACCGTGGCAACCTGTATTCATCACATCCTGCTGCTCCGCCACCAGGTTCGGGGCAGTATGGGCAATCCCCGCCGACAAATGCTGGGGGTTATGGTGGGGGATACCAGCCTGCACCATTTGGAGCGCAACAGTCGCAACAGCGACCTTATGGAGGTGGGGCACCCCCCACAAGACCTAACTCACATCAATCTCAGAACCGTTATGGCACCTCAGATAGAAGTTCTAACAAAAGGTCGTCAGGTCATGGCCGATACTAG